From one Chryseobacterium sp. 3008163 genomic stretch:
- a CDS encoding helicase HerA-like domain-containing protein, with the protein MADKTKFIDELSTRYTPKGEHIILGKGMLEGDVVTEVNVTIPLKTINRHGLIAGATGTGKTKTLQVFAEQLSHAGIPSLVLDIKGDFSGIAESGQMNSIIEERYAKTQLPYNPQAFPVELMSISGGKGVKLRATVTEFGPVLLSKILELNDTQQSIMSIVFKYCDDKGLPLINLNDLKKVLQYVTDNPQGKAELSANYGSIASASLGTILRSIVALEQQGATDFFGELSFDVHDLLETRDGKGVVNILRVADIQNKPQLFSTFMLSLFAEIYMTFPEEGDSGKPKLVLFIDEAHLIFDEASKALASQIETMVKLIRSKGVGIYFITQIPGDVPENVLSQLGLKIQHALRGFTAKDKKEISKAVENYPTTEFYNASELIQNLGIGEAFITALDEKGIPTPLVHTYLISPESRMDVLNDSEVSELISKSALVSKYEKPVDSESAYEILVNRMEQAVENSAPTQKTKPVKEEPGMFEQVLKSRAGRTFANTLMREGAKAILGMFGLGGRKR; encoded by the coding sequence ATGGCAGACAAAACAAAATTTATTGACGAACTTTCGACAAGATATACTCCTAAAGGAGAACATATAATTCTGGGAAAAGGAATGCTGGAAGGAGATGTTGTCACAGAGGTCAACGTTACTATTCCTTTAAAAACCATTAACCGTCATGGTCTGATTGCCGGAGCCACCGGAACAGGAAAAACAAAAACACTTCAGGTTTTCGCTGAGCAGCTTTCTCATGCGGGAATTCCGTCTTTGGTTTTAGATATTAAAGGTGATTTTTCAGGAATTGCTGAGTCCGGACAAATGAATTCTATTATTGAGGAGCGATATGCAAAAACTCAACTTCCTTACAATCCACAGGCTTTTCCGGTTGAATTGATGAGTATTTCGGGTGGAAAAGGTGTGAAATTGCGTGCAACCGTTACAGAATTTGGTCCTGTTTTATTAAGTAAAATTTTAGAACTCAATGATACGCAGCAAAGTATCATGTCTATTGTTTTCAAATACTGCGACGACAAAGGTTTGCCTTTAATTAATTTAAATGATTTAAAGAAAGTCCTGCAATATGTGACGGATAACCCTCAAGGTAAAGCTGAATTATCAGCCAATTACGGATCGATCGCATCCGCTTCTTTGGGAACTATTTTAAGATCAATCGTTGCATTAGAACAACAAGGTGCTACAGATTTCTTTGGAGAGTTAAGTTTTGATGTTCACGATTTGCTTGAAACGAGAGATGGGAAAGGTGTTGTCAATATTTTAAGAGTTGCTGATATTCAGAATAAACCGCAGCTGTTTTCAACATTTATGCTTTCGCTTTTTGCTGAAATTTACATGACGTTTCCGGAAGAAGGCGACAGCGGAAAACCAAAATTGGTTCTTTTCATCGATGAAGCACACTTAATCTTTGACGAAGCTTCAAAAGCTTTGGCTTCTCAGATCGAAACAATGGTAAAATTGATTCGTTCGAAAGGAGTTGGGATTTATTTCATTACTCAAATTCCTGGTGACGTTCCAGAAAATGTGCTTTCTCAATTAGGTTTAAAAATCCAGCATGCGCTGAGAGGTTTTACCGCAAAAGATAAAAAAGAAATTTCTAAAGCCGTAGAAAATTATCCTACAACCGAGTTTTACAACGCTTCTGAGTTAATTCAGAATTTAGGAATTGGAGAAGCCTTTATCACTGCTTTGGACGAAAAAGGAATTCCAACGCCCTTGGTTCATACTTATTTAATTTCTCCAGAATCCAGAATGGATGTTTTGAATGATTCAGAAGTTTCAGAATTAATTTCAAAGTCTGCATTGGTTTCAAAATACGAAAAACCAGTTGACAGTGAGTCTGCGTACGAGATTTTAGTTAATAGGATGGAACAAGCGGTAGAAAATTCAGCTCCTACACAAAAAACTAAACCAGTAAAAGAAGAACCGGGAATGTTTGAGCAGGTTCTAAAAAGCAGAGCCGGTAGAACTTTTGCCAATACTTTGATGCGAGAAGGTGCAAAAGCGATTTTGGGAATGTTCGGTTTAGGCGGAAGAAAAAGATAG